From the Planctomycetota bacterium genome, the window ACGAGGGGCGTTCGCCCCATGCGTACCCGTCGTCGATGCACGGCGCGGTCGAGATGACGACGTCGCTCACGATCACGCCGACCTCGCTCGAGACGGCGGACCGCGGCATCGGCGCGGACGGGTCGCAGGTCTGGGGCCCGGCGCCGGGCTCGAGCACATCGTGGCAGAAGCACGACCTGGGGCTGAAGGTCCGCACGCGCGACGGCGGGCTCGTGTCGATCACCTATCCGACCGAACTGACCGGTGAGCCCGCCAAGCAGGGCGAACTGCTGACGGTGCACTACGCGGGCTACCTGCAGGACGGGCGCACGTTCGACACGTCGTACCAGCGCGGGCAGCCGTTCAAGTACGCCAAGGGCCAGCCGCTGATCGAGGGCTGGAACACGCTGATGGAAGACATGCAGGCGGGGATGGTCCGCCGGATCATCGTGCCGGGGAACTTCGCGTACGGCGAGCGCGGGCGTCCGCCGACGATCCCGCCGAACGCGACGCTGGTGTTCGACATCGAGGTGCTCGCCGTGGAGCCGGCGCCGCCGCCGCCCGCGCCGCCCGCGCCCCCGGCGGACCCGCAGGGCGAGGGCAAGCCCAAGTTCGAGGTGAAGCCCGTGGAGATCAAGCCGTCCGAGCCGAAGTAAGCGGCTTGGGCCGGTGAGCGCGGCACACATGGCGGAGCGGGACTACTACGAAACGCTCGGGGTGGCGCGCGACGCGAGCGCGGATCAGATCCGCGCGGCGTACCGCGCGCTGGCGCGCAAGTTCCACCCGGACGTGAACAAGTCTCCGGACGCAACGGCGAAGTTCTCGGAGGTGCAGCGCGCGTACGACGTGCTGGGCGACGAGACCAAGCGCCGGCTGTTCGATCAGTACGGGGTTGCGGGCGTGGAGGGCGGCGCGCCGCCCCCGCCCCGGGGGCGCGCCAGGCCGGGGGGCGCGCCCGGCACGCCGCACACGGTCGGTGACTTCGACCCCGAGGAGCTTTCGGAGATCTTCGAGTCGTTCTTCGGGCGCGGGTCGGGCGGGTTCGGCACGCGCCCCGGCGAGGGCGGGCCGGGCGGGCCGCGCGGGGGGCGCGGGCGTGCGACGCCCCGCGCCGAGCCGGAGCCGGTGCGCGCGGACGTGACGGTGCCGTTTGTGCGAGCGGCGGTGGGTGGGCCCGAGACGGTGGGCGTGCGCGAGAACGGGCGCACGAAGCGGATCGAGGTGCGCATCCCCGCGGGGGTCGAGGACGGCGCGACCCTGCGCATGCGCGGCGCGCTCGGGGGCGCGAAGTCGCCGCAGGACCTGATCCTGACGGTGCGCGTCTCCCCGCACCCGTTGTGGCGTCGGGGCGAGGGCGCGAGCGAGGGCAAGGGGCTGGACCTGTTCGTGGATCTTCCGCTGACGGTGGCGGAGGCGTTCCTGGGCGCGACGGTGACGGTGCCGACGCCGGGCGGCCCGGTTGACCTGCAGGTGCCGGCGCTCTCGGGGTCGGGGCGTCGGCTGCGTCTGCGCGGTCGTGGGATCCGCGATGACGAGGGGCGCGAGGGAGATCTGTACGCGGTGCTGCGGATCGTGGCGCCGGGGGCGCTAACGGACGAGGACAAGGCCGCGTTGATCGTGCTGGGTGAGAAGACACTCACGCCGCGTTCGGGTCCCGAGTGGCGAACGACGTGAGCGGAATCGCGGTAAAGACTTGACGCGCGAACCGCGGGCGGAGAAACTTGCATCCGAACACAGGTCGCGCCCGGCAGGACGCTGGGTCGTCGGCGGAACGCGAGGACGCCCGTGGGGCGGGGGCCGCCGGAACCGGGAGCACACAGCGGTGCTCAAGCAGCGCCATCAGGTTTTCGTGTTTCTGTTGAGCGTCGCGGACGCGGCGGTGGCGAGCTGCGCGTGCGTGCTGGCGTGGCTGGTGCGGCGCGTGCTGGTCGAGGGGCACGTGCCCTCGCCGTTCGAAGATCCGCAGGCGTGGATCCGCGAGCCGCTGCTGGTGCCGCTGGTCCCGCTGACGCTGCTGAGCCTGTGGGTGTTCGGGCTGTACCGCCCGCGCCGCGATCAGGCGCTGTGGGAAGAGCAGCGACAACTGTTGAAGGCGACGATCGGCGCGCTGGTGGGGCTGGTGGTGGTCATCTGGCTGATCGGCGGGCAGGAGATCTCGCGCGACGGACAGATCGTGCGCCTGGGGCTGGGGCTGGGCGGGGCGTCGATGAGCGTGGACGCGGGGCGCGTGCAGCTGGGCGCGCTGGGCGTGATCGGCACGACGATGGTGTGCGCGACGCGACTGATCTTCCGCGTGTCGCTGCGCCAGCTCCGCAAGCGCGGCTGGAACCTTCGGCACGTGTGCATCATCGGCACGGGGCGGCTGGCGCGCATCTGCTGCCGCACGCTTGACCGCAACTCGTGGACGGGCATCCACGTCGCGTACTTCATCTCGCACCAGGAGCACGTGCCCGCGGGCACGATCCTGCTCGGACGCCCCGTGCGGGGGGGGCTGGCGGACCTGGAATCGATCCTCGACGCCGAGTGCCCGGACGCGGTGTACCTCGCGCTGCCGAGCACGCGCGCGTCGTTCCGCCCGCAGTTGCTGCGCCGGCTCGAGAAGTTCTGCGTCAGCGTGCGCGTCGTGCCCGACGTGCACCCTCGCTACATGGCGCACGGCATGACGCTCAGCGAGCTCGACGGCATGCCGGTGCTCAGCGTGCGCGAGAACCCGCTCATGGGCCTGGGCGGGGCGGGCAAGCGCGTGCTGGACATCGCCGGGGCGCTCGTCGGCCTGGTGCTCTTCGCGCCGCTGCTCGCGGGCATCGCGCTGGCCGTGCGGGCGAGCGGGCCCGGGCCGGTCATCTTCCGCCAGCGCCGGGTCTCGCTGGGGGGCGAGGAGTTCCGCATCCTGAAGTTCCGCACCATGCGTCACGCGGCGGACGAGCAGGGCCCCGCCCGCTGGACCAGCCGCAACGACCCCCGCGTCACGCGCATCGGCCGGTTCCTCCGGCGCACGAGCCTGGACGAACTCCCCCAGTTGTTCAACGTCCTCGCGGGCGACATGAGCCTCGTGGGCCCGCGCCCGGAGCGCCCGGAGCTCATCGCCCGCTTCCGCGAAGACTGGCGGGGCTACATGCTCCGCCAGCACGTGAAGGCCGGCATGACCGGCTGGGCGCAGGTCAACGGCCTGCGGGGCGACACCAGCCTCAAGAAGCGCCTCCAGCACGACCTGTTCTACGTGCGCCACTGGTCGCTCGGGTTTGATGTCAAGATCCTGTGGCTCACGATCCTGCGGGGCTTTGCGCACCCCAACGCGCATTAGCGCCCCAACACAGCGTCCCAACGAGCACGGGCACCCGAGCGCGCGCCGTCCCCGGGCGGCTCATACCCTCTCGCCGGTCATGGCCGCGCACTACCAGGTCATCGTGATCGGCGGCGGGCACGCGGGCGTCGAGGCCGCGTGGGCGTGCGCCAACATCTTCGCCGCGTCGGGCGTCGGAGGCACAGGGCCCCGCCCCGCAGACACGGGGCCCGAAAGGCCCCGCCCCGAGCGCGAGGCCCGCGAGCCGCGGCCTGTCGCGCTCGTCACGCTCGATCCCGGCACCGTCGGCGTCATGTCGTGCAACCCCGCGATCGGCGGGCTCGCGAAGGGCCAGCTCGTCCGCGAGATCGACGCCATGGGCGGGCTGATGGGCCTTGCCACCGACCTCACCGGCATCCAGTTCAAGGTGCTGAACCAGAGCAAGGGCCCGGCGGTGCACGGCCCGCGGGCGCAGTGCGACAAGCACGCGTACGCCGAATGCGTGCGAGCGCTCATCGCGTCGCGCCCGGAGATCGACGTCGTCGGCGGGAGCGTCGAGCGACTGCTGGTGCGTGACGGGAAGATCGAGGGCGTTGAAGTTCGCCGGTCCGACGGCTCGCACGAGACGCTGCTGGCCAGGGCGGTGGTGCTGACGACGGGCACGTTCATGCGCGGGCTGATGCACTGCGGCGAGCAGCGCACGCCGGGCGGGCGCTTCGGCGAGGGGGCCGCGGTGGGCATCTCGGGCGCGCTGCGGGAGCTCGGGTTCGAGCTCGGGCGGCTGAAGACCGGCACGCCGCCGCGGCTTCGGCGCGGGTCGATCGAGTGGGACGCGCTCGAACCCGCGCTCGGCGACGAAAGCCCCGTTCCGTTCAGCGACCTCACCGGCGAGGGCATCATCGGGTGGGCGAGCGGGCAGGGGGAGCCTGTGCCCCAGCGCGCGGGCGAGCCTCACTACGACGAGCACGGACCGGCGTCGTCGCTCGACCGGTTTCCCGTGCTGTCGCAGGTTGAATGTCGTCAGACACGGACGACGCCCGAGGCGCACGCGCTGATCCGCGCAAACCTGCACCGGGCGCCGATGTACAGCGGGCAGATCGAGAGCGCCGGACCCCGCTACTGCCCGAGCATCGAGGACAAGGTCGTGCGCTTCGCCGAGCGCGACAGTCACGGCGTGTTCCTGGAGCCCGAAAGCCTGCGCGACGACTGGGTGTACTGCAACGGGGTCTCGACGAGCCTCCCGCCCGACGTGCAGGACGTCGTGATCCGCTCGATGCCCGGGTGCGCCGCGGCCGAGATCCTGCGCTACGGCTACGCGGTGGAGTACGACATGGTGCGCCCGCACCAGATCCACGCGACGGGCATGACCCGGCTCGTCGAGGGGTTGTTCCTCGCCGGGCAGATCAACGGGACCAGCGGCTACGAGGAGGCCGCGGCCCAGGGGCTGGTGGCGGGCATCAACGCGGCGCGCTTCGTCCTGGGCGCGGGCGAGGTGGTGATCGGGCGTGACGCGGGGTACATCGGCGTGCTGATGGACGATCTGGTGACGAAGACGCCGGTGGAGCCGTACCGGATGTTCACGAGCCGCGCCGAGCACCGCCTGTGCCTGCGGAGCGACAACGCGCCCGACCGCCTGACCCCGCTGGCGATCGAGATGGGTCTGCTCGGCGGCACGGCGCTCGGTCGTGCGCGGGCGGGCCTGTTCGAGCGGCGCGGGGCGATCATGCGCGGCCTGCACGCGGCGATCGAGCGGACGGGCAAGGGCGAGCGGGGCCTGGCGCACCGATGCCGCTCGGACGTGTTCGAGGCGGGCGACCTGCGGCGGGAGTTGGACGCCTTGGGCGCGCTGCCCGCGGGGCTGCCGGCGCGCGTGCTCGACGGCGCGATCCGCACGGTGCACGCCGACCGCCGGTACGAGGCGTACGTGGTGCGTCAGCGAGCGGACGTGCGGCGTCGGGCCGACATGGAAGAACGTCGCCTGCCCGAGGGCGTGGACTACCGCGTGCTGACGCATCTGCGGGCGGAAGCGCGCGAGGCGCTGCACCGGTTCCGCCCACGAACGTACGGGCAGGCCGGGCGCCTGGAGGGAGTGACGCCAGCGGACCTCACGCTGCTCGCGGTGCTGCTCGAGAAGGCGCGCCGCGGCGAGGGCCGGGCGACGGGGTAGGATCGCGGATGCTCGCGGTGCTCGCACAGCAGGGCGTCTCGCACGCCGGTGTTCAGTTGCTCCTGGTCGTGGCGACGGCCGGGGCCGTTGCGCTCGCGTTGGGGCGGCTGCGGCTGCCGACGGTGCCGGGATACCTGATCGCAGGCGCGATCATCGGGCCTCACACGCTCGCGCTGGTGCAGGACTCCGACGAACTGGCCTCGATCGGCAGCCTGTCGACGATCCTGCTGATGTTCGTCATCGGCCTGCAACTGGACATGACGCGCGTGCGCACCGGGCTGCTGTCGATCGTCGGGGTGACGCTGCTGGCGACGGGCACGATGGCCGCCCTCGCCTGGCCTCTCGCGTCGGCGTGGGTGGGGTCCGCCCCGGCAGGCCTGGCGCTGGCGCTGGCGTTCTCGGTGGCGGCGACGGCCGTCCCGCTGCGGATGCTGGAGACGCGCCACGAGACGCACTCGGCGTTCGGTCGCCTGGCGTTCGGCGTCACCCTGTTCCAGGATCTGATCGCGGTGGGCATGCTCGCGGTGCTCCCGCTGCTGGCGATGTGGAAGGGCGAGGGCGCCATCAGCGGCACGACCGGCGGGCTGGCGCTGCGGGGCATGGTCGCGGTGGGGGGCATGGTCGTGCTGATCTTCGGCGGGCGGTGGCTGCTGCCCCGCCTGCTGGATCAGGCCAGCCGGGTCGGCAGCGAGGTGCTCATCGTGGTGTGCGCGGGCGTCGCGCTGGGGGCGGCGATCTTGAGCGCGGTGCTCGGTCTGAGCCCGGAGATGGGCGCCTTCATCGCGGGATTCCTGCTCGCGTCCACGCCCTTTAGGTTCCATGTCGCGTCGGCCCTGCTCCCGCTGCGAGACCTCTTCCTCGCGGTCTTCTTCACCGTCGTGGGCATGTCCGTGCCCTTCATGGAGGTCCTCTCGGGCTGGTGGATCGTGCTGCTCGGGCTGCTGGCGCTCGGGGTCTTCAAGCTCGTGGGCATCGCCGGGGCGGCGTGGGCCTTGGGCGCGCCCGCCCGGCACGGGGTGCTGGCGGCGATCACCCTCGCACCGGCCGGAGAGTTCACGCTCGTCGTGCTCGGGCAGAGCAAGGGCATCCTCGACGCCCAGCACGTCGCGTACGCGACCGCCATCGTCGGGCTCTCGCTCGTCGCGGCGCCGCTCATCGTCTGGGCGGGGCATCGGTCCACCTGGCCCAACCGCATCCCGCCCGCCCCGTGGGTGAAGTCCTCGGCGCTTCGGGCGGCGTTCGCCGCCACCACCCCGGATGCGCCCCTGGCGTCGGGCGAGGCCAGCCCCCCGCACGTGATCGTGGCGGGGTTTGGCCCCGTCGGGCGGGCGGTGGCCGACGCACTGGAGCAGCGGGGGGTGCGGATCACGATCATCGAGCTCAACCCGCGCACCATCGCACGCCAGGCGACGCTGGGGCGCCAGGTGGTGTACGGCGACGTGTCCAGCCGCGGCGTGCTGGAGTCGGCGGGGATCGCGCATGCCCAGGCCGTGGTCCTCTCCGCGCCCGACGAGGACGCGATGCTCCGGGCGTGCGAGTCGATCCGGTCGTTCCGCGACGACGTGTTCGTCTCGATCCGGGTGAGCGCGCTCAGCGTCGGGCTGCGGGCGCGCGCCCTCGGGGCCGACCACATGGTCGTGGAAGAACTCGTTACGGCCGAGACGATGGCGCGCGAGGTCGCCGGTGAGCTCGACCGCCGCGCCGGGGCCCGCCCGGCGCCGTCGGACATCGTCCCCGCGTAGGCACGCCGGACGTCATTCCTTGAGTTGCTTCAGTTCGTCGCGGAGGATCGCGGCGAGCTCGTAGTTCTCGTCGGCGATCGCGCGGGCCAGCCGGTCCTTGAGTTCGGACTTCTGGCTCACCGGCAGTTTGGGCACGAGCGCCTCGCGCATGCCCCGCAGGGCCTGCACCTCGTTGCTCGCGTCGAACAACTGCGGTCGCCCGGCTTCCTCGAAGTGGCGCCGGAGCACCTCCAGCCCTTCGTCGATCGCGAGCAGGGCGGCCTTGGGCTCGCCGTCCTTGACGGCCTGGCTCGCGAGCGCCCGCGTCCGCATCATGGTGATGTACGGGCGGAACTTCTCGAGCGAGGTGCGGTCGTCCTCGGTCTCGGCGTGGGCGGCGATGAAGTCGAGCAGGTGGAGGTTTCGGGTCGTATCCCGGACGACCCGATCAAAGTCCTCCAGCACCATCAGGGCGATGTACCGGCGGTAGTACATCTCGGCCTCGTCGCGGAGCTGGCGGCAGTCGTCTTCGTTCAGCGAACGCTTCTCGGACCTTGGGTCGTCGTCCTGCGGGGCGGTGCGATTCTCGTCGAGGACTTCCTGGTAATAATCAAGGAGGCTGGAGAAACCGTGGGGGCGTTCGCCGTCGGGGCGGCCGTCCGCACGCATCTGGAGGAGGCCCATGTCGAGACGAACTTGGATGTAGGGTTCTCCGTCCTCGCCCATGATGAGCCGGCAGGAGAGTTGACCGGACTCGTAGGGCCATTCGGAGAGGATCTTGCTGATGTCCACGGCGTGCTCTTCGTTCGGATGCCGGTCGGAGCGACCGGTGACTCCACAGTAGGTTCGGCGTGGCGGCGTGTGGGGTTCGGAAGGGGGCGGGAATGCTAATGGCATGTCTTGAGGGAACTTGAAACTTTTTCCGAAAGTGCCTTGCTTTTGGCGGTGGGCGTGACAGAGTCAGAGTGGGAGGTGGTAGAGAGAGTCAGGCCCTGAAGCCTTCCCCCTCCCCAGGACGATGCAACCCCAGGACGGGCGCAGGCGAACATTCACGGTGCTCTTATGTGTCTAGAGCATCTCACGTTCGCCTCGTTCGAGTGGACGCGGGAGGAGCGGCGGTTCTCGCCGGGAAGGTAGGGTTGAGACGTGAGTGCAGTGCGTACCAGCGCCGGGGGATCGCGACGCGCGTCGAGCGGCGTCCAGAGCGACCTCCAGGTCTACCTGCGTGAGATTTCCAAGACCCCGCTCCTGACCGCCGAGGAGGAGCGTGAGTACGGCTGGCGCATCGTCAACGAGAACGATCCGATCGCGCGGGAGCGCATGATCCGGGCGAACCTGCGCCTGGTCGTCGCGATCGCCAAGAACTACGCCGGGCGCGGGCTGCCGATGTCGGACCTGGTCGAGGAAGGCAATATCGGGCTGCTGCGCGCGGTGGAGGGGTTCGACCCCGCCCAGGGCGCCCGGTTCAGCACGTACGCCTCGTGGTGGATCAAGCAGGCGATCAAGCGGGCGCTGGTGAACTCGTGCCAGCAGGTGCACGTTCCGGCGTACATGGTCGAACTGATCGCGAAGTGGAAGGTCGCGTACCGGCGTCTGGAGGCCGAACTGGGCACCACGCCCACGCTGCAGGACCTGGCGCAGGCGATGGACCTGCCGCTGCACAAGGTGCGGATCGTGCGGCGCGCCGTGAAGGCGATGCAGTCGGCGTCGAAGGGCGGGGTGAGCGAGAAGGCCGAGCTGGTGAACCTGAGCGAGATCATGGCCGATCCGCGCGTCGGCACGCCGCAGGACCGCGTCTTCCGCGAGGAAGAACTGGAAACCCTGCGCCGGCTGATGGAGACGATCGACGAGCGCGAGGCGAAGGTGCTGCGGATGCGGTTCGGCCTGGATGGGTGCGAGCCCCTGACGCTGCGGCAGATCGCCGACGAGATCGGCATCAGCCGGGAACGCGTCCGCCAGATCGTGGACGAGGGCCTGACGCGCCTGAACGAGCGTCTGTCGGGCACGCCCGACGCCGAGGCCGCCGTCGCCGGGGCCCGCGCGGGAAACTGACCCCCCGGGTGATCTGACCGCGCGTGCGCCGGGGCGTCCTGCTACCATCGGCACATGCATGAACTTCAGCGTTTCGCCGGCCGCCTGTCGCGTGCGAGGGCCTTGGCCGCTGCCGTCGTGCTCGCCTCGGGCTGCCTCGTCGCCCGAGCGCAGAGCGGTGACTATCTGAACCAGGTGAACCGGGCGTACGCGCCGATCGACGCGTCGCGCCGCAGCGACCTGGTCCTGCTGCCGCTGATGGCGAAGATGGACGCGCCCCCGCCGGAGATGGACTCGCTGGAGCGGGCGGCGTTGCTGCCGGCGAGCGCGCCGTCGTTCGCGTCGGTCGCGGCGTGGGCGGGTGCGCCCGCGCAGCGCGCGGTGCTGGACGCGTTGGCACGCGTGACGCAGGAGACGGACTGGCGCCGGGCGTACGCGTTCGGACAGCCCTACGGGTTCGAGAACGTCGAGCCCGAACTGATCGAGGCCGGGCTGTACACGCAGTTGGGCGATCCGCCCACGCTGGCGGCGGCCCGCCACGGGTACCTGCCGGCGCTCGATCGTGTGGCGATCCTGGTGAACGTGGAGGCGAGCCGCCTGGTGGGGGAGGGCAAGCCGGGCGAAGCGATCGACGTGCTGACGAACTGGGCGTACCTGTCGCGCTCGATGTGCGACCGCCAGTTCTTCGAGGAAGCGTCGTGGGGGCTGCGGTCGCTGGCGGAGGCGTTGGAGCGCATCCGCGACGTGG encodes:
- a CDS encoding FAD-dependent oxidoreductase — protein: MAAHYQVIVIGGGHAGVEAAWACANIFAASGVGGTGPRPADTGPERPRPEREAREPRPVALVTLDPGTVGVMSCNPAIGGLAKGQLVREIDAMGGLMGLATDLTGIQFKVLNQSKGPAVHGPRAQCDKHAYAECVRALIASRPEIDVVGGSVERLLVRDGKIEGVEVRRSDGSHETLLARAVVLTTGTFMRGLMHCGEQRTPGGRFGEGAAVGISGALRELGFELGRLKTGTPPRLRRGSIEWDALEPALGDESPVPFSDLTGEGIIGWASGQGEPVPQRAGEPHYDEHGPASSLDRFPVLSQVECRQTRTTPEAHALIRANLHRAPMYSGQIESAGPRYCPSIEDKVVRFAERDSHGVFLEPESLRDDWVYCNGVSTSLPPDVQDVVIRSMPGCAAAEILRYGYAVEYDMVRPHQIHATGMTRLVEGLFLAGQINGTSGYEEAAAQGLVAGINAARFVLGAGEVVIGRDAGYIGVLMDDLVTKTPVEPYRMFTSRAEHRLCLRSDNAPDRLTPLAIEMGLLGGTALGRARAGLFERRGAIMRGLHAAIERTGKGERGLAHRCRSDVFEAGDLRRELDALGALPAGLPARVLDGAIRTVHADRRYEAYVVRQRADVRRRADMEERRLPEGVDYRVLTHLRAEAREALHRFRPRTYGQAGRLEGVTPADLTLLAVLLEKARRGEGRATG
- a CDS encoding CpcT/CpeT family chromophore lyase, whose amino-acid sequence is MKRSYLVLAAVLLQGGAAWAQDGAQGVPEKAVREVERLLAEREKAARAPVWTDPEFEAIAGMLHGSWISDSAVSTVGEGDAKSQVIASFAPVRVEGVPNAMYCEVVRADAPRVPYRQTVLSFARVGGKVRMTTHEFRRSGGLLPSAYWTWAAPETFPRVTPDDLVATMMVDLTGSAGRYEGRSPHAYPSSMHGAVEMTTSLTITPTSLETADRGIGADGSQVWGPAPGSSTSWQKHDLGLKVRTRDGGLVSITYPTELTGEPAKQGELLTVHYAGYLQDGRTFDTSYQRGQPFKYAKGQPLIEGWNTLMEDMQAGMVRRIIVPGNFAYGERGRPPTIPPNATLVFDIEVLAVEPAPPPPAPPAPPADPQGEGKPKFEVKPVEIKPSEPK
- a CDS encoding cation:proton antiporter, which translates into the protein MLAVLAQQGVSHAGVQLLLVVATAGAVALALGRLRLPTVPGYLIAGAIIGPHTLALVQDSDELASIGSLSTILLMFVIGLQLDMTRVRTGLLSIVGVTLLATGTMAALAWPLASAWVGSAPAGLALALAFSVAATAVPLRMLETRHETHSAFGRLAFGVTLFQDLIAVGMLAVLPLLAMWKGEGAISGTTGGLALRGMVAVGGMVVLIFGGRWLLPRLLDQASRVGSEVLIVVCAGVALGAAILSAVLGLSPEMGAFIAGFLLASTPFRFHVASALLPLRDLFLAVFFTVVGMSVPFMEVLSGWWIVLLGLLALGVFKLVGIAGAAWALGAPARHGVLAAITLAPAGEFTLVVLGQSKGILDAQHVAYATAIVGLSLVAAPLIVWAGHRSTWPNRIPPAPWVKSSALRAAFAATTPDAPLASGEASPPHVIVAGFGPVGRAVADALEQRGVRITIIELNPRTIARQATLGRQVVYGDVSSRGVLESAGIAHAQAVVLSAPDEDAMLRACESIRSFRDDVFVSIRVSALSVGLRARALGADHMVVEELVTAETMAREVAGELDRRAGARPAPSDIVPA
- a CDS encoding UvrB/UvrC motif-containing protein, which codes for MDISKILSEWPYESGQLSCRLIMGEDGEPYIQVRLDMGLLQMRADGRPDGERPHGFSSLLDYYQEVLDENRTAPQDDDPRSEKRSLNEDDCRQLRDEAEMYYRRYIALMVLEDFDRVVRDTTRNLHLLDFIAAHAETEDDRTSLEKFRPYITMMRTRALASQAVKDGEPKAALLAIDEGLEVLRRHFEEAGRPQLFDASNEVQALRGMREALVPKLPVSQKSELKDRLARAIADENYELAAILRDELKQLKE
- a CDS encoding undecaprenyl-phosphate glucose phosphotransferase: MFLLSVADAAVASCACVLAWLVRRVLVEGHVPSPFEDPQAWIREPLLVPLVPLTLLSLWVFGLYRPRRDQALWEEQRQLLKATIGALVGLVVVIWLIGGQEISRDGQIVRLGLGLGGASMSVDAGRVQLGALGVIGTTMVCATRLIFRVSLRQLRKRGWNLRHVCIIGTGRLARICCRTLDRNSWTGIHVAYFISHQEHVPAGTILLGRPVRGGLADLESILDAECPDAVYLALPSTRASFRPQLLRRLEKFCVSVRVVPDVHPRYMAHGMTLSELDGMPVLSVRENPLMGLGGAGKRVLDIAGALVGLVLFAPLLAGIALAVRASGPGPVIFRQRRVSLGGEEFRILKFRTMRHAADEQGPARWTSRNDPRVTRIGRFLRRTSLDELPQLFNVLAGDMSLVGPRPERPELIARFREDWRGYMLRQHVKAGMTGWAQVNGLRGDTSLKKRLQHDLFYVRHWSLGFDVKILWLTILRGFAHPNAH
- a CDS encoding sigma-70 family RNA polymerase sigma factor encodes the protein MSAVRTSAGGSRRASSGVQSDLQVYLREISKTPLLTAEEEREYGWRIVNENDPIARERMIRANLRLVVAIAKNYAGRGLPMSDLVEEGNIGLLRAVEGFDPAQGARFSTYASWWIKQAIKRALVNSCQQVHVPAYMVELIAKWKVAYRRLEAELGTTPTLQDLAQAMDLPLHKVRIVRRAVKAMQSASKGGVSEKAELVNLSEIMADPRVGTPQDRVFREEELETLRRLMETIDEREAKVLRMRFGLDGCEPLTLRQIADEIGISRERVRQIVDEGLTRLNERLSGTPDAEAAVAGARAGN
- a CDS encoding DnaJ C-terminal domain-containing protein, with protein sequence MSAAHMAERDYYETLGVARDASADQIRAAYRALARKFHPDVNKSPDATAKFSEVQRAYDVLGDETKRRLFDQYGVAGVEGGAPPPPRGRARPGGAPGTPHTVGDFDPEELSEIFESFFGRGSGGFGTRPGEGGPGGPRGGRGRATPRAEPEPVRADVTVPFVRAAVGGPETVGVRENGRTKRIEVRIPAGVEDGATLRMRGALGGAKSPQDLILTVRVSPHPLWRRGEGASEGKGLDLFVDLPLTVAEAFLGATVTVPTPGGPVDLQVPALSGSGRRLRLRGRGIRDDEGREGDLYAVLRIVAPGALTDEDKAALIVLGEKTLTPRSGPEWRTT